The Microbacterium luteum genome includes a region encoding these proteins:
- a CDS encoding IS3 family transposase — protein sequence MAKPYPREFRDDVVAVARKGQAPLAQIAKDFGISEGSLSNWMKQADVEDGKRAGLTDDERKQLREANKRIRLLEQENEVLRRAAAYLSQANLPGK from the coding sequence GTGGCAAAGCCCTATCCCCGAGAGTTCCGCGATGATGTCGTGGCCGTGGCCCGGAAGGGTCAAGCGCCGTTGGCGCAGATCGCGAAGGACTTCGGTATCTCCGAAGGATCGCTGAGCAACTGGATGAAGCAGGCCGACGTCGAGGACGGCAAGCGTGCCGGCCTGACCGACGACGAGCGCAAGCAGCTGCGTGAGGCGAACAAGCGGATCCGGCTGTTGGAGCAGGAGAACGAGGTGCTGCGGCGGGCTGCGGCGTATCTGTCGCAGGCGAACCTGCCGGGAAAATAG
- a CDS encoding helix-turn-helix domain-containing protein: MRLLKPTCDPVPSACPSRVGSQISHSDGRSAHTQVYWPSRERRSSSTLQTVLPAGLKPTVQQRFDRLEAVWNQARLGIGDSGEPQREADFDVVTEPSRTARTPPTPEEVEAIRTARASGESVRSIAERFDKHRSTVWRYTKDNR; the protein is encoded by the coding sequence ATGCGGCTTCTGAAGCCAACTTGCGACCCCGTGCCCTCTGCGTGCCCCTCCCGCGTAGGAAGCCAAATCAGCCACTCCGACGGGAGATCGGCACACACCCAAGTCTACTGGCCGAGTCGTGAGCGCAGAAGTTCTAGTACGTTGCAAACCGTGCTCCCCGCTGGACTCAAACCGACCGTGCAACAGCGATTCGATCGGCTAGAAGCGGTGTGGAACCAGGCGAGGCTGGGCATCGGCGACAGCGGAGAGCCCCAGCGGGAGGCCGACTTCGATGTCGTCACAGAGCCAAGTAGAACAGCTAGAACGCCTCCCACGCCGGAGGAAGTGGAAGCTATTAGAACGGCGAGGGCCAGCGGTGAAAGCGTCCGCTCCATCGCCGAGCGGTTCGACAAGCACCGCAGCACGGTGTGGCGGTATACGAAGGACAACCGATAG
- a CDS encoding alpha/beta hydrolase family protein has translation MTTDAPTPPRDLLSSPFAGGFATDPGFDFDVRLAIGHSVHGGGDPGEILAAAGPVGAGDTAGWFSAWRDLGERVLDEADDAAATGHHATAAARHLRAANYLGFAVSAAAALPDGDTLLTTFRTHRRAWDAFVDGCGHPVARITVPHGGQPLPGALFLPVGAGPHRTLVLNNGSDEAISRLWTDLGRPALARGWAVFVFDGPGQQSQLFEHGVPFRPDWEAVLAPVVDALVARDDVDEARLAVWGVSQAGYWVPRALTVEQRFAAAVVDPGVVDVSTSWFAHLPRELVDLLDGGDPDAFDEYLRQGLTPDSPEAAMMRFRARPYGVGESFGAAFRAVRAYRLSQEQAADIRTPLLITDPDGEQFWPGQSATLAAMTPEVSALERFTAAEGGAMHCEPLARLRVAETVLDWLDDTVG, from the coding sequence ATGACCACCGATGCACCGACGCCGCCCCGGGATCTGCTGTCGTCCCCCTTCGCGGGAGGATTCGCCACCGATCCGGGATTCGACTTCGATGTTCGCCTCGCGATCGGACACAGCGTGCACGGCGGGGGCGACCCGGGCGAGATTCTCGCTGCTGCGGGCCCGGTGGGAGCGGGCGACACCGCCGGATGGTTCTCCGCATGGCGCGACCTCGGCGAACGGGTGCTCGACGAGGCGGATGACGCCGCTGCGACCGGCCATCACGCCACCGCGGCGGCGCGCCACCTGCGCGCCGCGAACTACCTGGGCTTTGCCGTGTCCGCGGCGGCCGCGCTACCCGACGGCGACACGTTGCTGACCACGTTCCGCACCCATCGTCGCGCGTGGGACGCGTTCGTCGATGGGTGCGGGCATCCTGTCGCACGCATCACCGTTCCTCATGGCGGGCAACCTCTGCCGGGAGCACTGTTCTTGCCCGTGGGCGCCGGTCCACACCGCACACTGGTGCTGAACAACGGCAGCGATGAGGCGATCAGCCGGCTGTGGACCGATCTCGGCCGACCGGCGCTCGCGCGCGGCTGGGCCGTGTTCGTCTTCGACGGCCCCGGGCAGCAGTCACAGCTCTTCGAACACGGTGTCCCGTTCCGCCCGGACTGGGAGGCGGTACTTGCTCCGGTCGTGGACGCCCTCGTCGCACGCGATGACGTCGATGAGGCACGTCTCGCGGTGTGGGGAGTGAGCCAAGCGGGGTACTGGGTGCCGCGTGCGCTCACGGTGGAGCAGCGGTTCGCCGCGGCCGTCGTCGACCCCGGCGTCGTCGACGTCTCGACCAGCTGGTTCGCTCACCTGCCCCGGGAACTCGTCGATCTGCTCGACGGCGGCGACCCGGACGCGTTCGACGAGTACCTGCGCCAGGGACTCACTCCCGACTCCCCCGAGGCGGCGATGATGCGGTTCCGGGCGCGGCCGTACGGCGTCGGCGAGAGCTTCGGGGCGGCGTTCCGCGCCGTGCGCGCCTACCGCCTGTCGCAGGAGCAGGCCGCCGACATCCGCACGCCGCTGCTGATCACCGACCCCGACGGCGAGCAGTTCTGGCCGGGCCAGTCGGCTACCCTCGCGGCGATGACGCCAGAGGTGTCCGCGCTGGAACGCTTCACGGCCGCGGAGGGCGGCGCGATGCACTGCGAGCCGCTCGCGCGTCTGCGCGTGGCCGAGACGGTCCTCGACTGGCTGGACGACACCGTCGGGTGA